ATGAAACCACCTGTGGGTGTGACACTGGACCCTGCGACAGCAAGTCCTCTCTGTTCTGAAGTCTCAGTGGAGGCTCCGAGACCAGAGACTGTAGCAGGGAAAAccatggcctcttgggccagaaGGGGGCGATCAGAATAAGATCTGTTTCTTCTAGGAGAAACTTCCGGAGCACTTCCGGAATGAGTCTGATTGGCGGAAATGCGTAGCAGAGGTTGAAGGGCCACGGATTCGCCAGGGCATCTATCCCCAGTGATCGATCCTCTGGGTTTAGAGAAAAGAACTCCTCTGTTTTGCGGTTGTCCTGATTTGCGAACAGATCCGCTTCGGGACAACCCCATTTGTTGGTGATCTCCAAAAAGACTTCTGGATGAAGTGACCAATTGTCTCGCTCCACCCTGTGGCGACTGAGGTAATCTGCCAAACTGTTTTGCGTCCCCTTCAGGTGCACTGCTGAAATTGAGCCTAGATTTACTTCTGCCCAAGACAAAATGTTTTGTGCGATTCCTTGAAGAATTCGACTCCTCGTGCCTCCTTGTTTGTTGAGGTACGCCACTGTCGCAATGTTGTCTGACAGGATCTGGAGATTGTGACCCCTGACCTCCGATTGAAAAGCTTGCAGGGCTCTTTGCACCGCTAGCAGCTCCCTCTGGTTCGATGAGGCTCTTGCTTCCTTCAAGGACCATTTCCCCTGTGCGACCTGGTCTTTgaggtgggctccccacccccaggcacTTGCGTCCGTCGTGATCCTCTTGGATATCGAGATGGACCAAGGCAGGCCTTTTGTTAGGTGCAGATTTTTCCTCCACCACCACAAACTTCTCTTTACCTTGGTCGGTAACCAAACTTTTGACTCTAGGGACCTGGCGTCCCCGTCCCAATTTTCCAGAAGGAATCTCTGCAATGGTCTCTGATGGAACCTTGCCCATGGTACCGCAGGGAAACACGAGGTCATGAGACCTACCGTCCTTGAAATTTCCCTCAGTGAAACCAACTGATTGGTCTGTAAGGCTGACACTGCTTGCACCATCTTGGAGACCTTCTCTTCTGGGAGAAAAACTTTTTGGACTACTGAGCAAAAGTCGTAACCCAGGTACTTCACCTTCTGGGCTGGATCTAGGGAAGACTTTTCCCTGTTTATCAACCAGCCCAGGGATTGAAGGAAGTCGAGTACAGTCTGAAGATCTGCTAGTAATTTCTGGCGGGACTCTGCCACTATTAATAGATCGTCCAGGTAAGGGATGATAGTTATCGCCTTTAATCTTAGTGGCGCCAGCGCTTCCCCCAATACCTTTGTGAAGATACGAGGGGAAGAGGACAGACCGAAGGGGAGGGCCTGAAACTGGAAGTGCCTGATTTCCGATCCCATCTTTACTGCTATTCTCAGGAATCTCTGGAAAGCCGGATGGATCGGGACATGTAGGTAAGCATCCCTGAGGTCCAACGTGGCCATAAAACAGTTTGGGTAAAGCAGATTCTTGATAGAGAAGACTGTCTCCATCCTGAAGTGTTTGTATCGGATCGATTGATTTAGAGACCGAAGATTCAGAATAAGCCGATACTTTCCTGACGGCTTTCTGATGACAAAAATGTGGGAATAAAACCCTTTGTTCTGATCTGACCGAGGAACCGGAATCAGGACCTTCTGGTCTAACAACTCTCCTACTTGGAGACCCAGAGCTCTTGCTTTCTCCCGATCTTTGGGAGGAGATGTGATCAAGAGTCGTTCTGGTGGCCGACAGGAAAACTCTAGCCTGTATCCATTTGCCACCAGATCCAGAATGAAGGGACTTGAGGTGACGGttgcccattgtgggagaaaggccctcaGTCTTCCCCCCACTGGCAGATGTTGGTCATTGTGGCTTGGCGGGCTGCTGAGGTGTGTTAAACAACACACCTCCTCTCCCTTTGCCTTTGTACCCGGACCAATGTTTTTTGGGCCTATTGTCCTTTTCTTTAGGACCTTGTTGCCATGGCAAGCCTTTATTTTGGCCACGAAAAAACTTTCTTCCCAtctgctttttcttttctggaaAGGCCTTTTTCCTATCGGCCGTACGTTCCAGTGCCTCCTGCAAACCTGGGCCAAAAAGATGATCCCCGTTTAGGGGAAGCCCACATAATCGTAATTTAGATGCTGCATCCCCAGACCATGTTTTAAGCCAAATGCTTCTTCTGGCTGAGTTCACTAAAGCTGAAGTTCTGGCTGTCATTCTTACCGATTCCGCAGATGAATCTGCCAGAAAACCCACAGCActaaaaaggagaggaaaggatttTAAAATCTCTTCCCTAGAAGTACCCGCTAAAAGATGGGTTTGGATTTGTGTAAGCCATTCCTCCAGATTTCTGGCTACACAAGTAGAGGCCAGAGCTGGTTTGAGATTCCCCATAGCTGAATCCCAAGCTCTATGAAGAAGGACATCACATTTTTTGTCCATAGGATCCTTTAGCGtacccatgtcatcaaacgccagGTCCGAATTTTTTGAAACTTTTGAAAGAGGAGCATCTAACTTTGGGTTCTTATTCCACGGTAGAGCTGCATCCTCATCAAATGGAAACCTTCTTTTTAGGTTACCGGAAAAGAAAGGTTTTCTCTCTGGACTCTCCCACTCCAGTTTGATCGTATTAAGGAGGGAATCGTGCACTGGAaagtttttacttttctttttgtgCAAACCTTTGTACATAAGGTCATGCTTAGACAtttgtacctcctcctcctccatttcaAGGGTGGTATAGATGGCTTTTAACAAATTATCCACATCTTCCAGAGACAATTtgaaccttgagcctttagaggATACTCTATCCTTGGGCTCTGTATCTGACCCTGAGTCTTCCTGAGAAGAATGGGTAGATTTGGCTTCAGCCTCAGAGTCTTCACTCTCTACGCTCACCTGCGGGGTGCTAACCACTGAAGCCTTTCTTTTTGAAGATGTACCCTGTTGGGGAACCTGCATTTTGTCAATCAACTCCCTAAATGAGCCAAAGGTAGAAGCAAGCTCATCCCTGACCGAAGTCAACATTTTTTGACATGAGGTCACTGGGTCATCCTTCACTAAACCATCTATACAAGTGCGGCAAACTGGTTTTCCCCAAGTGGAACTCAGTTTGTTACCGCACACCGCACATTTTCTCTTATGTGGCTGTGATTGGGCTTTGTCCTGAGTCTTGGCCTGAAAGACACAAATTAAATGACCCCATAAGTAACCCAAGCCACAAAAAAATACTCCATCACCACGTGCAGGAGAAGAAAATGTGTCCCCTAACACCTAATCCtatgattgggagggggggggtaaaaaccTTCACCAGGATAGCAAGAAAAAGTGACCATAAAAAACACTTGCAGCTTACCTGAGAGGTGCTGGTGTTGGGGACTGCATCCGTTGCCTGAGCGATTATCGCAGGATTGTCCATGCCGTCCGTCTGGTAGTCCTACAGCCTGTGCTGTCTTTACCAGAAATCACCAGCAGCCATTAGCCCCCGTTTCGCGCCGTTTTATGGAGACAGGAACCATGTCTCCGGCGCCCGAGGATGACGTCATGCGACCCGGAAGTGACCCTCGCCGGATCTTCCTGTAGCCAGCTTGAAGCGCAGAGGCTCCGCCCCTACCAGCGCTAGTGAGCTCCACGTTTCCCAGCACGAATCAGCCATGCTGTGTGCGGGAAACACTCTCACCAACATACAGCCTGTGCTGCGAACAGCGcaagggacccgacgccatcccggTCCTGGCCCTCTCCAGGCACAAAGAAGCAAGGGCAGCAGCAAAAACTTCCCCATGGAAAAACTGCTAATGGCAAGGAGGTTAGTCAAAATATATACATACCCCTTTGAACGGTCATTAGAGCCCctgcccatgagacctaggggaccaggttcctgaaacatgttaccccccatccggaggaaacactaatactggcatggggcctggaggaccgcccttttatctggtgggggttaacgtgtttcctgtcctggtaggaggagccctaggtctcatgggctgtcctggaagacgcttgagagaaatttaattaaaaaattagacaCGCACAGATCTCGAGCAGTAGCAGGTATCCAAATAACAGGATTTTATTCTGACCAAGAATTTGATGTATCAGGACAATCTTTTCCCAACACAATAAATTCACAATTAgctataatgtaaaaaaaaaaaaaaaaaaaagttaattttgacaGAAAATTTCGATTTTGTTTGgactaaaaatgtcattttagtcttctgcaattgttttagtcatatttagtcgactaaatctcaaGTAGATTTTAGTCCACTAAAATGTCCTATGTTTTAGTCGACAAGAGTCTCCAGTAGAGATTTTAGTCTTCTAaaaatcgaatgggtgtaatTTAATTGCAATGCAtcagttaacatttctctacaatttccaaactcatataCTGCTGCAGTGAAGAATCAAATATgtcattatttatggtattgaggtaatgaacattttgaagtcaaatttcaatttaattTTAGTCCTAGTAATTAAAGGGAAGAATCTCTTTAAAAGGTTTAGCAATTATCCAGTGGATTTGGCAATTTTAACCCAACCATAGACGattcgaatctcggctggttcagctgGAAATGGCCAAGATTCGAagtatgtatgggcaggctgaatgtacccaaattgatcgatcaacttgggttaaACTAGCCTGTCAGTTTgcatgcaattattgctagcggctattatATCTGcttagcagtaatcactgtgttctcccggctGCTCTGCTGGagtcatttccccccccccccccatcaacagtTGATCAAGCAAATTTCTCCTGCTTAAAGAGGAAGCAAAccctctaagaaaaaaaaaaaaaaaaacctgaaagacaaaggcatagtgagctagtatgcatagcatactagctcattatgatttaCTTAGCCGAGATCGAAACTCCCGCAGCGGTCCTGGGTGACCTCTATGATACCCAGAGTGACTTCTGGTATCACTGTTTCGGCACGGTGACTGGGcggagcagcgatgacatcactcccgcaaaTGCACCCAGGTGccaccactaacggcatgatcgctGTTACAAGCGGCACATcggtattttctgcaaatatctcataaaccttttaggtttgggagatatttgttgcacctacaggtaagccttacctgtaggtaaagtggttgtaacgggTTTAAAGCTACTTTAA
This sequence is a window from Rana temporaria chromosome 10, aRanTem1.1, whole genome shotgun sequence. Protein-coding genes within it:
- the LOC120915339 gene encoding uncharacterized protein LOC120915339, producing MGNRHLKSLHSGSGGKWIQARVFLSATRTTLDHISSQRSGESKSSGSPSRRVVRPEGPDSGSSVRSEQRVLFPHFCHQKAVRKVSAYSESSVSKSIDPIQTLQDGDSLLYQESALPKLFYGHVGPQGCLPTCPDPSGFPEIPENSSKDGIGNQALPVSGPPLRSVLFPSYLHKGIGGSAGATKIKGDNYHPLPGRSINSGRVPPEITSRSSDCTRLPSIPGLVDKQGKVFPRSSPEGEVPGLRLLLSSPKSFSPRREGLQDGASSVSLTDQSVGFTEGNFKDGRSHDLVFPCGTMGKVPSETIAEIPSGKLGRGRQVPRVKSLVTDQGKEKFVVVEEKSAPNKRPALVHLDIQEDHDGRKCLGVGSPPQRPGRTGEMVLEGSKSLIEPEGAASGAKSPASFSIGGQGSQSPDPVRQHCDSGVPQQTRRHEESNSSRNRTKHFVLGRSKSRLNFSSAPEGDAKQFGRLPQSPQGGARQLVTSSRSLFGDHQQMGLSRSGSVRKSGQPQNRGVLFSKPRGSITGDRCPGESVALQPLLRISANQTHSGSAPEVSPRRNRSYSDRPLLAQEAMVFPATVSGLGASTETSEQRGLAVAGSSVTPTGGFIKLDSLVSEEKILKAQGFSDKVIRTLVNCRKPVTRAIYSKVWKKFNSWLSENQRSTHDVPSILEFFQEGVDKGLSVSTLKVQAAAISVFLQFSLLENPMVARFFKSISRARPVVVRSCPTWDLSLVLQTLVEFPFEPLEDISVKLLTLKTIFLVAITSARRVSELQALSVREPFLTIFEDRVVLKTDPGFLPKVASTFHRSQDIVLPSFCSSPQGDQEKKFSFLDVRRTLLAYLEVTKVFRKTDALFVLFSGTHKGKGASKATLARWIKQAISESYKIREVPTPFVTAHSTRALAASWAERAGASPEQICKAATWSSYSTFIKHYRLDLLSAQEQAFGRKVLQAVVPP